TAACACGCGCATAATCTTGCGACCACTGCAAATCATGCCAATATGCTTGAAATTCTGGCGTTCCGGCAACGAAATAAGCTAAATCGGGGTCAGGTAAGTTATTACCTGCCATTTTTGCTAATTCCTTCGCTGTGTGAATGTGGCACTGTGCTAGATTATTGCCAATATTGCGGGAACCAGAATGCAGCATCAGCCAAACTGAGTTTTCTGTATCAAGGCAAACTTCAATAAAATGATTTCCTCCACCGAGAGAACCTAACTGTCGCATGGCTTTGCCTTGCAAGTCTTGCACACCTCGATGCAAGTCTTTAAAATCACTCCAGCGTTGCCAGTTGGTAACGGATTTTTCAACGTCTTTATTTTCGTTGAATCCTGTTGGAATTGCTGCTTCAATATCCAAACGGATTTTCTTGAGTTTGCCTTCGAGTTGTTCACCTTTAAATGGTGTTTTAATTGCCATCATACCGCAACCAATATCTACACCGACAGCAGCCGGAATAATTGCTTCTTTTGTGGCAATTACCGAACCAACTAAGGCTCCTTTGCCTAAGTGAACATCTGGCATCAAGGCAACGTGTTTAAATACAAATGGCAGCGATGCTACGTTTTTCGCCATTTTAATTTCGTCTGATTTTAAGGGGTGATTAGCCCAAGATAAAACAGGGGATGGTGTGGATATTTCTAACTTTTCGTAGGGCATAATATTTATTTTGGGAATTGGGAATTGGGAATTGGTAATTGGGAATTGGGAATTGGGAATTGGTAAACCTTCTTATCCCATTACCCATTACCTATTACCCAATTTTTAACTAGTTGTAACAATTTAATTTTGAGTTTGTCGGCTTCCTAAATTTTCGTAAAGCTGATTAACTACTCTAATAGGACAAGCTTATATTGCTAATGTAGCACATGTAGTACAAAAAATGGCGATCGCTCCAGCACAAATACCAAATTTTTCCCAAATGTATTAAAATTTGTAAATAAATAATTAAAAAAAGTTACATAAATCTGAGAAAATTATATGACGATTCGTCAAGATACAATTTGGGAACGTTTTTTATCACCTGTAGTACGCCTTTTGATTGATGAGCAATCTTTGCGGCGTTATGCTGAAAGTGTAGACTGGGAAAAAGAGAGCGCCAACTTCC
Above is a genomic segment from Tolypothrix sp. NIES-4075 containing:
- a CDS encoding RtcB family protein; protein product: MPYEKLEISTPSPVLSWANHPLKSDEIKMAKNVASLPFVFKHVALMPDVHLGKGALVGSVIATKEAIIPAAVGVDIGCGMMAIKTPFKGEQLEGKLKKIRLDIEAAIPTGFNENKDVEKSVTNWQRWSDFKDLHRGVQDLQGKAMRQLGSLGGGNHFIEVCLDTENSVWLMLHSGSRNIGNNLAQCHIHTAKELAKMAGNNLPDPDLAYFVAGTPEFQAYWHDLQWSQDYARVNRDVMMARFKRIVEKHLAGGKAIKPLLEVNCHHNYAEKEIHFGEDVYVTRKGAVRAQKEDYGIIPGSMGAKSYIVKGKGNAHSFCSCSHGAGRLLSRNKAKNTYTLDDLIEQTKGVECRKDTGVLDEIPGAYKPIEQVINQQTDLVEVVATLKQVVCVKG